In Ptiloglossa arizonensis isolate GNS036 chromosome 6, iyPtiAriz1_principal, whole genome shotgun sequence, a single window of DNA contains:
- the Dip2 gene encoding disco-interacting protein 2 isoform X5, with protein MAEFNIDIGKLPEDVREKLAELDLELSEGDITQKGYEKKRTRLLQQYASKQLGAGNDGGGVGVLGIERVERTGYGSGGGGGGGVGVGVGVGVGVGVGVGVGVGVGGRPQPRARRTQRRVTHNEKRYHSGGRLVPGGIASPPGSGGSTGNTGNSNSAAARRGNRRLTRNESRYHSEVRQEAVQQALAAMQGRPKPSLPMPSKRTSVMARSPDRDRRDSGESSSDEDSVVTEESPGAGGPTGTGLSDTSSTGSARDTPPPPRPPARRPPGADITDIAEYTPHAYCNIQPPDVTHTSNTPAAQQSTRRPGADRVNRYHVVEDQNNTGTTGRWKVSAKIQQLLNTLKRPKRRPLPEFYEDDDIELEIAANPKDPNAPKPEGGFMTSAVGEPLSVPAGLPRSLEAAIQRYGLATYKAPVATVLDPNGKLCVTLTYGKLLSRSHKIAYTLLNKALSRGGDCCLKPGDRIALVYPNNDPISFMCAFYGCLQAGIVPVPIEVPLTRRDAGSQQIGFLLGSCGIQVALTSEACLKGLPKTAAGEVVAFKGWPKLHWFVTEHLGKTPKDWLPPPRLTDDTPAYIEYTTDKDGSVMGVTVTRSAMLSHCRGLTQACGYTEGENAVCVLDFKREVGLWHSTLTSVLNGMHVIFIPYALMKVNPASWMQMITKHRASVAVVKSRDLHWGLLATKDHKDISLSSLRLLLVADGANPWSLSSCDQFLSVFQSKGLRPDAVCPCASSSEALTVSVRRPGRAGVNATGRGVLSMSGLSYGVVRVDQENSLTSLTLQDCGQVMPGSIVVVIKMEGQPFICKTDEVGEICVHSSATGNQYWGLQGLTNNTFKVVPLQADGSPLGEVEYTRSGLLGFLGPGGLVFVCGSRDGLMTVTGRKHNADDIIATVLAVEPMKFIYRGRIAVFSVRVLRDERICVVAEQRPDCSEEESFQWMSRVLQAVDSIHAVGIYCLALVPPNYLPKTPLGGIHLSETKRRFLEGTLHPANVLLCPHTCVTNLPKPREVHSAGDSVADVGPASVMVGNIVQGNRLASAQGRDMGVLDEDSDNAKKYQFISEILRWRAVTTSDHVIFTSLNAKGAVATSLSCSQLHKKAERIGNLLLDRGRINTGDHVALIFPPGTDLICAFYGCLYVGAVPVTIRPPHPQNLQTTLPTVRMIVDVSKSVLVLTNQNLLKLLKTKEANNVVDIKSWPTILDMDDMPKKKLPVMYRAPTAEMLAYLDFSVSTTGMLAGIKMSHAAVTSLCRAMKLACELYPSRHIALCLDPYSGLGFALWCLSSIYSGHHSILIPPSEVEANPALWLSAVSQSRVRDTFCSYGVMELCTKGLGSSVHALKARGVSLACVRTCVVVAEERPRIALTSSFSKLFSALGLSPRAVSTSFGCRVNTAICLQGASSPEPSTVYVDLRALRNDRVSLVERGSPHSLCLMESGKLLPGVKVIIANPETKGQCGDSHLGEIWVQSAHNASGYFTIYGDESDYADHFNARLVTGNTNEVYARTGYLGFLRRTESVQQSVISDVPGDTSAAEADLVPGDAELHDAVFVVGALDEAIMLRGMRYHPIDIENSVMRCHKKIAECAVFTWTNLLVVVVELDGSESEALDLVALVTSAVLEEHHLVVGVVVVVDPGVVPINSRGEKQRMHLRDGFLADQLDPIYVAYNM; from the exons GGGCTGGAAACGATGGAGGAGGTGTCGGCGTCCTCGGTATCGAAAGGGTCGAGAGGACGGGGTATGGAAGCGGTGGTGGTGGAGGCGGTGGTGTCGgcgtcggtgtcggtgtcggtgtcggggtcggtgtcggtgtcggtgtcggtgtcggtgtcggtggcCGACCACAGCCACGTGCACGCCGCACGCAACGTCGCGTCACGCACAACGAGAAGCGCTATCATTCAG GAGGCCGGCTAGTACCTGGCGGGATCGCCAGTCCCCCGGGATCTGGCGGCTCGACCGGAAACACCGGGAACTCGAACTCGGCGGCTGCGAGACGCGGCAATCGCAGACTCACGCGCAATGAGAGCCGCTATCATTCCG AGGTGCGCCAGGAGGCGGTGCAGCAGGCATTGGCGGCGATGCAGGGTCGTCCGAAGCCGTCCCTGCCGATGCCATCGAAGAGAACCTCCGTGATGGCCAGGAGTCCCGACCGAGACCGTCGTGACAGCGGGGAATCGAGCAGCGACGAGGACAGCGTGGTCACCGAGGAAAGTCCCGGTGCCGGTGGTCCAACGG GCACAGGACTGTCGGACACCAGCAGCACCGGTTCGGCGCGAGACACGCCTCCGCCTCCGAGACCACCGGCTAGGAGACCTCCTGGCGCGGACATCACGGACATCGCGGAATACACGCCCCATGCCTACTGCAACATTCAGCCGCCGGACGTGACGCACACCAGCAACACACCGGCTGCGCAGCAGTCGACCAGGCGACCGGGGGCCGATAGAGTGAACCGCTACCACGTCGTCGAGGATCAGAACAATACCGGGACCACCGGACGCTGGAAGGTCTCCGCCAAGATTCAACAGCTCCTCAACACTTTGAAACGACCGAAGCGGCGCCCGTTGCCCGAGTTCTACGAGGACGATGACATCGAGCTCGAGATCGCGGCCAATCCGAAGGACCCGAACGCTCCGAAACCCGAGGGCGGTTTCATGACCTCCGCGGTCGGCGAACCATTGTCGGTACCCGCTGGTTTGCCCAGGTCGCTCGAGGCCGCTATACAAAG GTACGGTTTGGCGACGTACAAAGCACCGGTGGCGACCGTTCTCGATCCGAACGGCAAGCTTTGCGTAACACTGACTTACGGAAAGCTTCTGAGTCGTTCTCACAAGATAGCCTACACGCTGCTGAACAAGGCTCTGAGTCGCGGCGGTGATTGCTGTCTGAAACCTGGCGACAGAATCGCCTTGGTTTACCCGAACAACGACCCGATAAGCTTCATGTGCGCTTTCTACGGTTGCCTGCAGGCCGGCATTGTACCCGTGCCGATCGAAGTTCCTCTGACTCGTCGGGACGCGGGCTCGCAGCAGATCGGCTTTCTTTTGGGAAGCTGCGGGATCCAG GTGGCATTGACCAGCGAGGCTTGTCTGAAAGGCCTGCCAAAAACCGCGGCCGGTGAAGTGGTAGCGTTCAAAGGTTGGCCGAAGCTGCACTGGTTCGTGACGGAACATTTGGGCAAAACGCCGAAAGACTGGCTACCGCCGCCGCGATTGACCGACGACACTCCGGCGTACATCGAGTACACCACGGACAAGGACGGCTCGGTAATGGGCGTGACCGTGACCAGATCGGCGATGCTCTCGCATTGTCGAGGCTTGACCCAAGCCTGCGGGTACACGGAGGGCGAGAACGCGGTCTGCGTGCTGGATTTCAAACGGGAAGTCGGTCTCTGGCATAGCACCCTCACCAGCGTTTTGAACGGGATGCACGTGATCTTCATTCCGTACGCGTTGATGAAAGTGAATCCCGCCAGTTGGATGCAAATGATCACCAAGCACCGTGCCAGCGTCGCCGTGGTGAAGTCTCGGGACCTTCACTGGGGTCTCCTGGCCACGAAAGATCACAAGGACATCTCTTTGTCGTCGCTGAGACTGCTGTTGGTCGCCGACGGTGCCAATCCCTGGTCCCTTTCCTCTTGCGACCAGTTCCTCTCGGTATTCCAGTCGAAAGGTTTGAGACCGGACGCCGTCTGTCCGTGTGCATCCTCCAGCGAAGCTCTCACCGTCTCGGTCAGAAGACCGGGTCGCGCCGGCGTGAACGCGACTGGACGCGGCGTCCTCTCGATGTCCGGACTGAGCTACGGGGTCGTCAGAGTCGATCAAGAGAATTCTCTTACCTCCTTGACGCTTCAGGATTGCGGTCAAGTTATGCCCGGAA GTATCGTGGTCGTGATCAAGATGGAAGGGCAGCCGTTCATCTGCAAGACCGACGAAGTCGGCGAGATCTGCGTGCACAGTTCAGCGACCGGGAATCAGTACTGGGGACTTCAAGGGCTGACGAACAACACGTTCAAGGTGGTTCCTCTGCAGGCCGATGGGAGTCCGTTGGGCGAAGTCGAGTACACTCGTTCCGGTTTATTGGGCTTCCTCGGACCCGGTGGCCTGGTTTTCGTCTGCGGTTCGCGCGACGGACTGATGACTGTCACGGGAAGGAAACACAACGCCGACGATATCATCGCTACGGTTCTCGCCGTGGAACCCATGAAGTTCATTTACCGCGGTAGAATAGCCGTGTTCAGCGTTCGCGTATTGAGGGACGAAAGAATATGCGTCGTTGCGGAACAGCGACCCGATTGCAGCGAGGAGGAA AGTTTTCAATGGATGTCGCGCGTGCTGCAAGCGGTAGATTCCATTCACGCGGTTGGAATATACTGTCTGGCGCTGGTTCCGCCGAATTACCTGCCGAAAACACCACTCGGCGGTATTCATCTGTCGGAAACGAAAAGACGTTTTCTAGAGGGTACACTACACCCGGCTAATGTTCTGCTTTGTCCGCACACTTGCGTTACAAATCTACCCAAACCACGCGAAGTCCATTCAG CGGGGGATTCTGTTGCAGACGTTGGTCCGGCCAGTGTCATGGTGGGCAACATTGTTCAGGGTAATAGATTGGCCTCGGCTCAAGGACGGGACATGGGTGTCTTGGACGAGGACAGTGATAACGCTAAAAAG TACCAGTTCATCTCGGAGATCCTTCGATGGCGTGCAGTGACTACCTCCGATCACGTGATATTCACGTCGTTGAACGCCAAAGGAGCAGTGGCAACTTCCCTGTCCTGTTCGCAGCTGCACAAGAAGGCCGAACGGATCGGGAATCTTTTGTTGGATCGCGGACGAATTAATACCGGGGACCATGTGGCATTAATATTTCCTCCCGGTACAGATTTGATATGCGCGTTCTACGGTTGTCTCTACGTTGGAGCAGTGCCAGTTACGATCAGGCCACCTCATCCGCAGAACCTTCAGACCACGTTGCCAACCGTCCGCATGATCGTGGACGTCAGTAAGTCTGTGCTCGTGCTCACGAATCAGAATCTCCTGAAACTGCTGAAAACAAAG GAGGCGAATAATGTTGTCGACATAAAGAGCTGGCCGACGATTCTCGATATGGACGACATGCCAAAGAAGAAGCTACCTGTTATGTATCGAGCTCCGACGGCGGAGATGCTGGCTTATCTAGACTTCAGCGTCTCGACCACGGGCATGCTCGCAGGAATTAAAATGTCCCACGCAGCAGTGACATCTCTGTGCCGTGCCATGAAACTTGCCTGTGAATTGTATCCGTCGAGGCATATCGCTCTGTGCTTGGATCCTTACTCTGGATTAGGATTTGCTTTGTGGTGTTTGAGCAGTATATACAGCGGACATCATTCCATACTCATACCGCCGTCGGAG GTGGAAGCTAATCCAGCGTTGTGGCTGTCGGCGGTTAGTCAGTCCAGAGTGAGAGACACGTTTTGCTCCTACGGCGTAATGGAACTCTGCACAAAGGGTCTCGGTTCCTCCGTTCACGCTCTGAAAGCGCGGGGCGTCAGTTTGGCCTGCGTCAGAACGTGCGTGGTTGTTGCCGAAGAGAGGCCACGGATCGCCCTTACTTCGAGCTTCAGTAAACTGTTCTCCGCTCTGGGTCTGAGTCCGCGCGCCGTGTCGACCTCCTTCGGATGCAGAGTGAACACAGCCATTTGTTTACAG GGTGCATCGAGTCCAGAACCGTCCACGGTGTACGTCGATCTCCGCGCGTTGCGCAACGATCGCGTGTCCTTGGTCGAAAGGGGCAGTCCGCACTCTCTGTGCCTCATGGAATCGGGAAAACTGCTTCCCGGGGTAAAAGTGATCATCGCCAATCCGGAAACGAAAGGACAATGCGGAGATTCCCATTTAGGGGAGATTTGGGTGCAGTCCGCTCATAACGCCAGCGGCTACTTCACGATTTACGGCGACGAAAGCGATTACGCGGATCACTTCAACGCTCGTCTCGTGACCGGAAACACGAACGAGGTTTACGCCAGGACCGGTTATCTCGGTTTCTTGAGGCGTACCGAGAGTGTTCAGCAGTCGGTAATCAGCGACGTTCCCGGCGACACTTCCGCAGCGGAAGCGGATCTGGTTCCCGGCGACGCCGAGTTGCACGACGCTGTGTTCGTCGTCGGCGCCCTCGACGAAGCTATTATGCTCAGGGGAATGCGATATCACCCGATCGATATCGAGAACAGCGTCATGAGGTGTCACAAGAAGATAGCGGAATG CGCCGTATTTACGTGGACCAATCTACTGGTAGTTGTGGTGGAGCTCGACGGAAGCGAAAGCGAGGCTTTGGATCTCGTGGCGTTGGTCACCAGCGCCGTTCTCGAAGAACATCACCTGGTCGTCGGTGTGGTAGTCGTGGTGGATCCCGGAGTGGTCCCGATAAATTCGCGCGGCGAGAAGCAACGAATGCACTTGCGCGACGGTTTCCTGGCGGACCAGCTCGATCCGATCTACGTTGCGTATAACATGTGA